The Castanea sativa cultivar Marrone di Chiusa Pesio chromosome 4, ASM4071231v1 sequence TTGGTTCAATGATCCTTCCAAGACAAGCACATCAAAGGGAAAGACAACTTGATCACTGACTATCTTTCTAAGAAACCCCTAGTCTTTAACACCACGGTTATCCTTTCACCCTTGTGTGTATACCCTATTACAGATCTGTCCTCATCTTTAGATCCATCCTTCTCCCCAGCCCCCATTGAAACAATTGATATGATAGAAAGTCTTCCCCCAGACATTAAGGACTAGATAAAACCCTGACCCCTGAAGCCAAATCCAAGAGAATCATCAAAGCTCTCCATGATGACCTTAAATAACACCACAACCATTTTCTTGCCCTTTATCCTAACCTAGTCCAGCTATAGAAAACCCTTTTTGCCTTTTGGATAGCCAATTGGACTACATTACATTATCTTTGCttgtggtacttactcaatgagtattACTTGTGTATTCATTTTAAACCAAGATTTTACAGTCTCCTGTTCTCCAATGAAAACaagtattttcaaaaattctagtttcaaattttgaaaatgatgcCCATAATGGAAATTGGAAAGAGTATCCAATTACAGATCATCCAAGATTTGGACACAAAATCACTACAAGATCAATGATTGTCAAGctcaacttaaaaaatgacatccaagtataaggaatcttacacCTGCCAGAAGTTCATTGGCTCACTAACCCAAATGACTCCCTTCATGTACATATAGACCTCTCCTAGTCATGTTGTCAAAAAGCTCTAAGAAGGATAGAATCTCTTAATATAGGAACTCTGTGTGAAATAGGCCCAAGTACTCTAGAAGCCTATAGACAACAATGGCCATATGATGACCCTTGAGAACTACCTAATCCCCTTTTAGCTGACCATCAAGACCCCTTTTGTGGTaaccatgacctagatgctaaTCATAATGAAGAATAGTTCCAAGGAAGAGACGGATGGGACTAAAAGTTTTCAAcactaaaaaaaaggaaaaaaaaatcccagaaacatctgtgtgtgtgtgtgtgaaaaaacGAAATGAGCATtgaaatagaattaaaaatgtTGGCACAAATGACACTTTGCATTGTTTGAAAATTCCATACTCCTCTAAGTCTTTTGCTTTCATCTAAAAACTTGTTTGTAGTGCACACAGTGAATATATTATGGCTATATATGTGCGAGGGAGTGTGTGTAGCCAATGGTAGATATATAGCAATTAAAGTTGGAAAATGAATCATGAAGAGCTAGTGAgtttaaaacaattttaagtGATGCTTGTGCTCCTAGAGAAAattggatattttaaaaaagtttagtTGTAATACCctacataattttatttgagattattattaagttttttttttaaatataattgatgggccataggttttcttttattaataattgcaGCCCACTGACCACTAAGCCAACATCTCTAATATGAACTACAaggtagaggaagagataatcAAGGTTTCCATAGGAAGGGTTTTATCAAAGAGGCTAAGAGATGTTTTTCCTTGGAGTTTAGCACAAatacaattgaagagacaatcAATTACTCCAAGTATGAGTTTGTTAAAATTTGATCATGGAAAACTTTAGTAATGTATAGATTGTGAGATTGGTAATTTCTTAGATTATGATTTTTTACACTATTTCAATTATTCTTGAATCCTAGAATGCCACTGTTCCGAGTCTAAAAGAATAGCTGAAATTATTTAAAGCATGAATAAAGCTGCATCGTGTTGTAAGACTATAAGGACTTTAAGGTCTATAGGAACTTTTGGGCTGTTGATCTATGCCATAGGGTTAATCATGAATTGCTGGAGAAATGGCAACCGACCACACACATGAAATCTCATTTTGTCGAAGTCCAAGTTCTCTGATGGATGATTAATGGCCTTGGTAGTCTTTGCCTAGACTTTGACTATTCCCTACCACAATGAACCCTTAGAAATCAACACATCTACAATCCTTTCAAAGGATAATGACAGACTTGTTTCTTCTATCCAAAATTATAATTGCATCTCAAAATGCttagatattaaatatattaggGTCAATGATATTAAGTCCATGAACAAGTCAAATTAGTTTTGGCCCACGGTTTTCATTGGGATATATACTAAATCCTTGGTTTACCCATAGTGTGAATTTTAGAACAAAGTTACAGTTATAGAGCCTAACTCATGTTTAAGGTTTTACTTTTGTTTAGGACATATATTAAATCCTAAAGTATTAGCTGCTGGCTCtgagttttgataaattcaGGGAAACATATTGTTGGGTAGTGATACTTTGCATTAGTGTTATCATTTAGTTcagcaaaatataattttagtgaGTCAATTTGTATAAGTCAATAAGATTTATATTTTGTGGAGGATATTAAGTAATTTTcatgattgattataggtcatatttaagagtattttgagaCTATTTGGAAGGTGTTTTAgctggactttcagagtgattcaagtgctgtaagtaattatgcataatatgcgcAAGTTTTGTCATTTAGGTTCTTAGATGTCaaaggttttcaaaagttatatttttaagcttacgTTTTCTAAAGTTTATCGAAAGCATTTTTATatcattgaaagaaaaatttcgacttttaaataatgttttaaagagaaattttgaattttaaataacgttttgaatgcccgaatctcatttaaaagatgatttctaaactaaactctttttagaaaataattgagtttcaatgtaagttttctaaaaaggttTTTGTTCTTTAAGTTTATTTAAAATCAAGTGAATTCAaagtcatattattatttttcaaatggtatttaagacgtttcttttagcaaattggGTTTTCAAACTTACTCTAGAATTGTAAagatatttatataaactcttcagttcTTATTAattccctaagagagtcaagcatccATTGATCCTGTTTCAATTtaatattgtgatattcaataTGTCTCTATATCtagaataattgttaatattaacaaaattattttattttgtatatattttgttttgtgatatgtgactcaaattaagttttatttttttttattttttttattttttatgaattgatcatatatgtgtgtaaatccgctcacaagattgtatttgagaatatgtgttgatctTTCACCAGCAGGGGTTAAATGTTAGTATCCattcacaggattgtatgtgagaatatctGATATGTATATGTGACACTATGCTCTAATCAATTTTATGCATGTGTTTTCTAATGATTGTGAGATGTGATTACatatgtattaagtgattcattatatgttttggaataattatttttgatataattgaatgagtttgtgaaaaatcaaaatatacgtgctttgcttgactctatCCGTTGTatattctgtataattacttactagatgtgtgactcaccccatcaattactATTTTCAGATTAAAATGTAGTTGGGAATATAGAACTTTTGGATCGCTTTGTATGGTACGAGGTAGAGCGTGAAAATTGTAGGTAACTTCAGTATTTCTTGATGacttatagaattttagttatCTTTATTTTGTAACTCATGTTTTATATAGTAGAGATTATTTCCAATTTGTggagtttagatttttttttttgttagaggtttttaagagtattgtttctttggattttttaatttattttgggattatttatgtttattgagttatATAAGTTCAGCAAGTTAGTCATGCATCTAAATTAATGTTCCATAGAATTGGGTCGTGACATTAGTACTACCTGACATTAGCCCAAATCTTAAAACTAGTTTTTTGTATTTCATCATTCCTTCTTTCTAATTAAATGGTTGGATATATGGCTACGTTTTAATTACTCTATCGAGTGGTTTTTCTCCACTCAATAGAAGATATATTACACAGgacaaaatatttaattttttttataagggattacaattttatttcaataataaatttaaaaagtacacaaaacaattggaaaaaggagaaaaacatgTCTCTTATTAAAGCCAAAGATAAGACTCCATGGCTCGCTCAGCAAATGGAAAATGGTTGTGGGGTTTCGTCTTGCACCTGAGAGTCATAAATAATACTATGGCTGAACTGTGGGGTATTAGAGAGCCTTTGGTTCGAGCGTGGACCAAAGGCTATTACCAAGTTTGTCTCCAAACAAATTCCATTCTTGCTTACAAGTTACCAATGGTTGAAAACTAATGAAGATTATCCTATGGAATTTTCTAACTTGGTTTTGGATGGTAGGTGGCTCCTTAGCAAGAATTGAGAGGTGCATGTTGAGCATATATGGAGAGAGGCCAATAGCTGTGTAGACTTATTGGCGAAGAGGGGTGCTTCTCAATCGGAAAGGGAAGTGTTGTATGATACATGCCCCACCTTTTTGTTGCAATGTATATATTGGGATTCCATGGGTTTTGTCTCATTCCAGAGTCGTCGCGGTTAATAAGGATCCAGTAATGTTGTGTTTGGTTTCAACTAGTCCTCTCTTCTTGTTGGTATTGGTTGGTTGTGTCTTGTAAGTTAGTTTGTGTTTTCTAGGTTTGTTTGTGTAATGATGTGGTCCCTTGCACTGTAGTTTTGTTGTAATATTTCTGTTGTAAGACCTTTGTTTATCTAATATAAGTCCTCtttatgcaaaaaaagaaaaaaaaaaaaaaaaaaaggataagacTCCTGTTGCGGAGAAGCGTGGGGGGCCAAATTCTGTGCTACCATGTTAGAGCCAGCTAGAAGCACATCGATACGACAGTATTTTGTGGCCAAGCACAGAGTGAATGATCATGGCTGCAAATTTCAGCAAGGAGCCAGCTTGGATCACCCTCGTAGTAGATCATATTACTTAGGCCTCGATCAGACACAAACTTGATGGTGGCTTCACTGGCTTCGGCATGATAATCATTCTCCGGTATTTGTTGTTTACCAAAAGCAGCAGTATAACTAAACCCAGATGGTCACTTGCAAATAATTTGCAATGATACAAATAACCACAGTAACTGTTGGTACGAAAAATGCACAGGAAAGGCAACACTCTACATAAGCCAAGCCCTCAGAAAGGACTAGGGTTTCAGCGAAAAATTTAAGGCCCACATTGTTTAATTTAACACTTTTTCAAGAGCAAAAGTAACTAGAGAATTTCAATGGCACATATAGAGAAGGCTACTAAATTAGTATACTACTACTAACCATTACAATATCTTATGCAAATATCATAAACAACCCTCCACTCCCTCTTTCCCCAACCCCTTACCCtgtggagagaaaaaaaaatttaaagcttAACTTTTCCAGCAAGCATAAAGCCCTTATAGGCTATTGATCTGATCAATTTAGGTCCTCCCCAAGCACTTTCAAGTTCTTTAACCACGCTTTCTGATAACAAATCAACACCTTGGTCTTTGGCTGTATTTACTGGAGACCATGACCTTAACATATTCAAGAATTTCTCAAACGACACCTCTTGTGGTATATCTAGTTGTTGTGGTTTCCCCTCACATCCTATACCTACACtttcaaaaggaaatggaagtGTCTTATAATCATCAAATACAGATTTTATTGTTGGGTCCCAATAGGGAAGAGTTGTGTCATAAAAACGCTTCATTATGGGATCAAAAATGGGACTAACTACTACGCCTTTATAAGCCCAAACAGCAATTACACCTCCTGGCTTTCTTAGAAGCCGTGTCACTAGGGAGTAGAACTTTGGGAGCTCAAACCAGTGGACAGCTGTGGCCACAGTAATCAAATCAACTGAATTTTCTCCTCCAATCAAGGCCACTAATTCATCATCTGTGATGGATAACGGAGTGTGGAGATATCGAATGCGAGGGTGTGGCATTGCAAGTTTCAACTGAGCCTCACTCACATCGGTTCCAACTACTTGCTCATAATGCTCAGCAATCTGTCAAGAACAATGTAATGCAATTCTATCAATCTTAGTTTTATTTGATTCTTCATAAACATCAAGATGCAAggacacaattttattttgcagAAAAGtaacaatagtttttttttttttttttcacttttttcagTCAAACTGTACAAGATACGGACAAGTTCATGGATTAATACATGTAATACCCAAGATGAAATAGCTCTTTTGGTAGAGATTAAGAGTTGAAAATTACCTctgaacttttttcttttaattttttaactcaaCTAATTCAagggttgagattgaaagttaatTTGTAATTCTCAATCTTAGCCATTAATCGAAAATAGAGTTATAAAAATTTCTG is a genomic window containing:
- the LOC142631307 gene encoding uncharacterized protein LOC142631307, with protein sequence MAGKFDKQADFYANGRPTYPTEWYSMLAALTPHHSLAWDVGTGNGQAAIGIAEHYEQVVGTDVSEAQLKLAMPHPRIRYLHTPLSITDDELVALIGGENSVDLITVATAVHWFELPKFYSLVTRLLRKPGGVIAVWAYKGVVVSPIFDPIMKRFYDTTLPYWDPTIKSVFDDYKTLPFPFESVGIGCEGKPQQLDIPQEVSFEKFLNMLRSWSPVNTAKDQGVDLLSESVVKELESAWGGPKLIRSIAYKGFMLAGKVKL